From a single Athene noctua chromosome 2, bAthNoc1.hap1.1, whole genome shotgun sequence genomic region:
- the TGM4 gene encoding protein-glutamine gamma-glutamyltransferase 4 isoform X2 encodes MSSNSGSDLKVTGIDFLKSQNTLLHHTDEYNIENLVVRRGQPFLLQLSFSRELKAADKLSLRFGIGEKPMKTRGTLMSLSVKQEKDLSGWQISIVRNSGKECLLSVTSSPRAPVGKYILNVKTGTNIYKPPNGPIYLLFNPWCKDDVVFLDDEAQRKEYVLNDTGCIYVGSAYRIYDKPWNFGQVNANDDRGVLVGNWSGIYNSGTSPVDWIGSVSILQQYYKTKKPVCYGQCWVFAGVLTTVMRCLGIPSRCVSNFNSAHDTEENLTVDIYMDEYGRIENGISFDSVWNFHVWNDVWMKRTDLPEGFDGWQAIDSTPQEQSGGIFQCGPCPLKAVREGDVYLPFDGKFVYAEVNADKVYWMVKKVNGKDKYIKLNTETQDIGVNISTKAVGQDKREDITAQYKFPEGSKEERKAMERALSFIRPSGLTPRAHISSAMPMAGAVSQPAALCVSTPKTGVHLEITNKEALYPGNPLELVITVKTSTPGTRTINLAGSCQLQSYTGKVEASLGCIKETIKLEGKSEMQVPLKIPADTYMKTLSSVEDEVLIHITAIAEVQGTDYKLTQDTTMRFEYPPITIQMPETAKLNKEFTCAFIFKNNLNVPLDNCKLLVEGLGIFKMSTFDEGDVKPGKIIKSEIICTPTRLGEKKIIAKLISTQIKGISAMKAITITE; translated from the exons ATGAGCAGCAACTCTG GGAGCGATCTGAAGGTCACTGGGATTGACTTTCTCAAGAGCCAGAACACCCTCCTGCACCACACAGATGAGTACAATATTGAGAACCTGGTGGTGCGGCGTGGGCAGCCctttctgctgcagctcagcttcagCAGGGAGCTGAAGGCTGCTGACAAGCTGTCACTGCGTTTCGGCATCG GTGAGAAGCCAATGAAAACCAGGGGGACCCTGATGTCACTGAGCGTGAAGCAGGAGAAGGATCTCAGTGGGTGGCAAATCTCCATCGTCAGGAACAGCGGCAAAGAG TGCCTGCTGTCTGTCACCAGCTCGCCCAGGGCCCCGGTGGGAAAATACATCCTGAATGTGAAGACTGGGACTAACATTTACAAGCCCCCAAATGGTCCTATCTACCTTTTGTTCAATCCTTGGTGTAAAG ACGATGTTGTCTTCCTGGATGATGAGGCGCAGAGAAAGGAGTACGTGCTCAATGATACAGGCTGCATCTATGTTGGGTCTGCATATCGCATATACGATAAACCCTGGAATTTCGGGCAG GTTAATGCCAATGATGACAGAGGTGTCCTGGTGGGGAACTGGTCAGGGATTTACAACAGCGGGACCTCCCCTGTGGATTGGATTGGGAGTGTCTCAATTTTGCAGCAGTATTACAAAACAAAGAAGCCGGTCTGTTATGGTCAATGTTGGGTCTTTGCAGGAGTCCTCACTACAG TCATGCGCTGCTTGGGGATCCCATCCCGCTGCGTGAGTAACTTCAACTCAGCACATGATACAGAGGAGAACCTGACAGTTGACATTTACATGGATGAATACGGAAGAATCGAGAACGGGATATCCTTCGACTCTGTCTG GAACTTCCATGTGTGGAATGATGTCTGGATGAAGCGGACAGATCTGCCAGAGGGGTTTGATGGCTGGCAGGCAATCGATTCAACCCCTCAGGAGCAAAGTGGAG GTATTTTCCAGTGTGGTCCATGCCCGCTGAAGGCTGTCCGAGAAGGGGATGTGTATTTGCCCTTCGATGGCAAATTTGTGTATGCAGAAGTGAATGCTGACAAAGTCTACTGGATGGTCAAAAAAGTGAATGGCAAGGATAAGTACATCAAGCTGAACACGGAGACCCAAGACATTGGTGTAAACATAAGCACAAAAGCCGTTGGGCAGGACAAGCGGGAAGACATCACTGCGCAGTACAAGTTCCCTGAAG GCTccaaagaggaaaggaaggccATGGAAAGAGCTTTGTCCTTCATACGCCCTTCAGGACTGACACCTCGTGCACACATCTCTTCAGCTATGCCCATGGCTGGTGCAGTCTCCCAGCCTGCGGCCCTGTGTGTTTCCACCCCCAAGACTGGGGTTCATCTTGAGATAACCAATAAAGAAGCTTTGTACCCTGGCAATCCCCTTGAACTGGTTATCACAGTGAAGACCTCAACTCCTGGGACCCGGACCATCAATCTTGCTGGCTCCTGCCAGCTGCAGTCCTATACTGGGAAAGTTGAGGCCAGCCTTGGATGTATCAAGGAGACAATCAAGCTTGAAGGCAAATCTG AGATGCAAGTCCCCCTGAAAATTCCAGCCGATACATACATGAAGACTCTGTCCTCGGTGGAAGACGAAGTGCTCATCCACATCACCGCCATTGCCGAGGTCCAGGGGACGGATTACAAACTCACCCAGGACACAACAATGAGATTTGAGTACCCTCCCATCACCATCCAG aTGCCAGAAACAGCCAAACTGAACAAGGAGTTCACCTGTGCCTTCATCTTCAAGAACAACCTGAACGTGCCCCTGGACAACTGCAAGCTGCTGGTAGAGGGCTTGGGCATATTTAAGATGTCAACATTTGATGAGGG ggATGTAAAGCCTGGTAAGATCATTAAGTCTGAAATAATATGCACTCCGACAAGActaggagagaagaaaataatagcCAAGCTGATCTCGACCCAGATCAAAGGGATCTCTGCAATGAAGGCCATCACCATCACTGAGTAG
- the TGM4 gene encoding protein-glutamine gamma-glutamyltransferase 4 isoform X1, with protein sequence MSSNSGSDLKVTGIDFLKSQNTLLHHTDEYNIENLVVRRGQPFLLQLSFSRELKAADKLSLRFGIGEKPMKTRGTLMSLSVKQEKDLSGWQISIVRNSGKECLLSVTSSPRAPVGKYILNVKTGTNIYKPPNGPIYLLFNPWCKDDVVFLDDEAQRKEYVLNDTGCIYVGSAYRIYDKPWNFGQFEEFVLDACMYLLDNSKLKLSNRSDPVSVSRVMSALVNANDDRGVLVGNWSGIYNSGTSPVDWIGSVSILQQYYKTKKPVCYGQCWVFAGVLTTVMRCLGIPSRCVSNFNSAHDTEENLTVDIYMDEYGRIENGISFDSVWNFHVWNDVWMKRTDLPEGFDGWQAIDSTPQEQSGGIFQCGPCPLKAVREGDVYLPFDGKFVYAEVNADKVYWMVKKVNGKDKYIKLNTETQDIGVNISTKAVGQDKREDITAQYKFPEGSKEERKAMERALSFIRPSGLTPRAHISSAMPMAGAVSQPAALCVSTPKTGVHLEITNKEALYPGNPLELVITVKTSTPGTRTINLAGSCQLQSYTGKVEASLGCIKETIKLEGKSEMQVPLKIPADTYMKTLSSVEDEVLIHITAIAEVQGTDYKLTQDTTMRFEYPPITIQMPETAKLNKEFTCAFIFKNNLNVPLDNCKLLVEGLGIFKMSTFDEGDVKPGKIIKSEIICTPTRLGEKKIIAKLISTQIKGISAMKAITITE encoded by the exons ATGAGCAGCAACTCTG GGAGCGATCTGAAGGTCACTGGGATTGACTTTCTCAAGAGCCAGAACACCCTCCTGCACCACACAGATGAGTACAATATTGAGAACCTGGTGGTGCGGCGTGGGCAGCCctttctgctgcagctcagcttcagCAGGGAGCTGAAGGCTGCTGACAAGCTGTCACTGCGTTTCGGCATCG GTGAGAAGCCAATGAAAACCAGGGGGACCCTGATGTCACTGAGCGTGAAGCAGGAGAAGGATCTCAGTGGGTGGCAAATCTCCATCGTCAGGAACAGCGGCAAAGAG TGCCTGCTGTCTGTCACCAGCTCGCCCAGGGCCCCGGTGGGAAAATACATCCTGAATGTGAAGACTGGGACTAACATTTACAAGCCCCCAAATGGTCCTATCTACCTTTTGTTCAATCCTTGGTGTAAAG ACGATGTTGTCTTCCTGGATGATGAGGCGCAGAGAAAGGAGTACGTGCTCAATGATACAGGCTGCATCTATGTTGGGTCTGCATATCGCATATACGATAAACCCTGGAATTTCGGGCAG TTTGAGGAATTTGTCTTGGATGCCTGCATGTATCTGCTGGACAATAGCAAACTCAAGCTGAGCAATAGAAGTGATCCTGTGTCTGTGTCCCGAGTCATGTCTGCTTTG GTTAATGCCAATGATGACAGAGGTGTCCTGGTGGGGAACTGGTCAGGGATTTACAACAGCGGGACCTCCCCTGTGGATTGGATTGGGAGTGTCTCAATTTTGCAGCAGTATTACAAAACAAAGAAGCCGGTCTGTTATGGTCAATGTTGGGTCTTTGCAGGAGTCCTCACTACAG TCATGCGCTGCTTGGGGATCCCATCCCGCTGCGTGAGTAACTTCAACTCAGCACATGATACAGAGGAGAACCTGACAGTTGACATTTACATGGATGAATACGGAAGAATCGAGAACGGGATATCCTTCGACTCTGTCTG GAACTTCCATGTGTGGAATGATGTCTGGATGAAGCGGACAGATCTGCCAGAGGGGTTTGATGGCTGGCAGGCAATCGATTCAACCCCTCAGGAGCAAAGTGGAG GTATTTTCCAGTGTGGTCCATGCCCGCTGAAGGCTGTCCGAGAAGGGGATGTGTATTTGCCCTTCGATGGCAAATTTGTGTATGCAGAAGTGAATGCTGACAAAGTCTACTGGATGGTCAAAAAAGTGAATGGCAAGGATAAGTACATCAAGCTGAACACGGAGACCCAAGACATTGGTGTAAACATAAGCACAAAAGCCGTTGGGCAGGACAAGCGGGAAGACATCACTGCGCAGTACAAGTTCCCTGAAG GCTccaaagaggaaaggaaggccATGGAAAGAGCTTTGTCCTTCATACGCCCTTCAGGACTGACACCTCGTGCACACATCTCTTCAGCTATGCCCATGGCTGGTGCAGTCTCCCAGCCTGCGGCCCTGTGTGTTTCCACCCCCAAGACTGGGGTTCATCTTGAGATAACCAATAAAGAAGCTTTGTACCCTGGCAATCCCCTTGAACTGGTTATCACAGTGAAGACCTCAACTCCTGGGACCCGGACCATCAATCTTGCTGGCTCCTGCCAGCTGCAGTCCTATACTGGGAAAGTTGAGGCCAGCCTTGGATGTATCAAGGAGACAATCAAGCTTGAAGGCAAATCTG AGATGCAAGTCCCCCTGAAAATTCCAGCCGATACATACATGAAGACTCTGTCCTCGGTGGAAGACGAAGTGCTCATCCACATCACCGCCATTGCCGAGGTCCAGGGGACGGATTACAAACTCACCCAGGACACAACAATGAGATTTGAGTACCCTCCCATCACCATCCAG aTGCCAGAAACAGCCAAACTGAACAAGGAGTTCACCTGTGCCTTCATCTTCAAGAACAACCTGAACGTGCCCCTGGACAACTGCAAGCTGCTGGTAGAGGGCTTGGGCATATTTAAGATGTCAACATTTGATGAGGG ggATGTAAAGCCTGGTAAGATCATTAAGTCTGAAATAATATGCACTCCGACAAGActaggagagaagaaaataatagcCAAGCTGATCTCGACCCAGATCAAAGGGATCTCTGCAATGAAGGCCATCACCATCACTGAGTAG